In Plasmodium reichenowi strain SY57 chromosome 5, whole genome shotgun sequence, the following proteins share a genomic window:
- a CDS encoding 60S ribosomal subunit protein L24-2, putative (part of same gene as PRSY57_0505300B~gap found within coding sequence) produces MRIEKCWYCSGNIYPGHGIFFIRNDCNVFKFCRSKCHKHFKAKHNPRKVKWTKIYRKERNKELSYDKTFDFEKIRNEPIKYDRDIYIKTINAIKKIDTIKEKRKMRFYKNRIIEASDKNMNLSLNYIKKNPLLLKNTEYENVIQELTLNKQERDDTLIIKNTFEDDHIIFTKNNQDIKYKADITTISDKE; encoded by the exons ATGAGAATAGAAAAGTGTTGGTATTGTTCAGGCAATATATATCCAG ggcatggtatatttttcatacGAAATGATTGTAatgtttttaaattttGTAGAAGTAAATGTCACAAACATTTTAAAGCTAAACACAATCCTCGTAAAGTAAAGTGGACTAAGATATACAGAAAAGAAAGGAATAAAGAATTAAGTTATGATAAAACGTTTGATTTTGAAAAGATTAGAAATGAACCTATTAAGTATGATAgagatatatatataaaaactaTTAACgcaataaaaaaaattgataCAATTAAAGagaaaaggaaaatgagattttataaaaatcgTATTATAGAAGCGTctgataaaaatatgaacttatcattaaattatattaagaAGAATCCATTACTTCTGAAAAATACAGAGTATGAAAATGTTATACAAGAATTAACTTTAAATAAACAAGAACGAGATGATacattaataattaaaaatacGTTTGAAGATgatcatattatatttactaAAAATAATCAAGATATCAAATATAAAGCAGATATAACTACCATCTCAGATAAGGAG
- a CDS encoding small ubiquitin-related modifier, putative: MGDDDSTVNNNGSSPVNNQGEHIQVKVRSPDGAEVFFKIKRKTKLEKLMEVYCNRLGQSMEAVRFLYDGDRIHGDNTPEQLGIEDGDVIDAMVQQTGGSF, translated from the exons atgggAGATGACGATTCAActgttaataataatggaTCTTCACCTGTAAATAATCAAGGTGAACATATACAAGTTAAAGTAAGATCTCCTGACGGAGCTGaagttttttttaaaataaaaaggaaaacTAAACTAGAAAAATTAATGGAGGTATATTGTAATAGATTAGGTCAATCAATGGAAGCAG TTCGTTTTTTATATGACGGAGATCGTATACACGGAGATAACACCCCAGAACAATTAGGAATTGAAGACGGCGATGTTATTGATGCTATGGTTCAGCAAACAGGAGGAAGTTtctaa
- a CDS encoding hypothetical protein (conserved Plasmodium protein, unknown function), producing the protein MSDNSVNSLKRLKEISKMIEATLNQNNRVKNIMTSEIYLKKKCEAALETVEHSTDEQECFKKVSKIFIRKSRSELKNELKDEIAEYDKHYPYLAELRKRLVDKLSNLKEQYVQAHDS; encoded by the exons ATGAGTGATAATTCTGTAAATTCCTTAAAAAGG CTGAAAGAAATATCTAAAATGATTGAAGCTACTCTAAACCAGAATAATAgagtaaaaaatattatgacAAGTGAAATATATCTGAAGAAAAAATGTGAAGCAGCCTTAGAAACT gTTGAGCATTCGACTGATGAACAAGAGTGTTTTAAGAAAGTTTCgaaaat TTTTATAAGAAAATCAAGAAGCGAGTTGAAAAATGAATTGAAGGATGAAATTGCTGAATATGATAAGCATTATCCCTATCTAGCA GAGCTAAGGAAAAGGCTTGTTGATAAATTATCTAACCTTAAAGAGCAATATGTACAAGCTCATGATAGT
- a CDS encoding hypothetical protein (conserved Plasmodium protein, unknown function), whose amino-acid sequence MLILKNVEHTILLKIVKRSFSRNVNNNKFVIKPSSLRIRSDKNNFNDIINKYFPNRILKKRKQQDEYIKMNDKNEEKDKKYYLTSKIERRLKMEKVNDQSNISFYNVIPSDKNKNNYFLDSYNNINIVDNTNIGDNTNIGDNINIGDNINIGDNINIGDNINIGDNINIGDNTNINLFGYDMTSHQVRVEEKENNLTRDNKKNVLEITKEEHDIQKYKNKLHKKIWILLKRKSNDKEFEHYYNMLEKYPLKDEVSYSILLHGKLLISKKKKDNVENYYDIIKECFKILNEMKVKKVHPSLVRFNEKLVLSYYELIKLNVHPSYKQWMKILRTVWFVSALVKARRQKFILRKMKKNKNKNSVSLDNFNGTFNIHNLESLYVENRDPLLANNVQQGI is encoded by the coding sequence atgttAATTCTTAAAAATGTGGAACATACTATTTTGTTAAAAATTGTTAAAAGATCATTTTCTAGAAATGTAAATAACAACAAGTTCGTTATAAAACCTTCATCCTTAAGGATAAGGagtgataaaaataattttaatgatataataaataagtaTTTTCCTAATCGGAtactaaaaaaaagaaagcAGCAAGATGAGTACATCAAAATGAATGacaaaaatgaagaaaaggataaaaaatattatcttACATCAAAAATTGAGAGGAGATTAAAAATGGAAAAGGTTAATGACCAAAgtaatatttcattttataatgtTATCCCTAGcgataaaaataagaacaATTATTTCTTAGATAGttacaataatataaatattgttgataatacaaatattggtgataatacaaatattggtgataatataaatattggtgataatataaatattggtgataatataaatattggtgataatataaatattggtgataatataaatattggtgataatacaaatattaatttgtttGGTTATGATATGACAAGTCACCAGGTACGTGTCgaagaaaaggaaaataacCTAACAAGAGATAATAAGAAGAATGTACTCGAAATAACAAAGGAAGAACATGATATTcagaaatataaaaacaaattacataagaaaatatggattttattaaaaagaaaaagtaATGATAAAGAGTTTgaacattattataatatgttagAAAAGTATCCATTAAAAGATGAAGTATCTTattcaatattattacatgGGAAACTTTtaatatcaaaaaaaaaaaaggataatgtggagaattattatgatattataaaagaatgTTTTAAAATACTTAACGAGATGAAAGTTAAAAAAGTACATCCTTCTTTAGTTAgatttaatgaaaaattagTACTCTCTTATTatgaattaataaaattaaatgtaCATCCTTCATATAAACAGTGGATGAAAATTTTAAGAACAGTGTGGTTTGTATCAGCCTTAGTAAAAGCTAGGAGACagaaatttattttaagaaaaatgaaaaaaaacaaaaataaaaattcgGTTTCCTTGGATAATTTTAATGGCACGtttaatatacataacTTGGAATCTCTCTACGTGGAAAATAGGGATCCCCTGTTAGCTAATAATGTGCAGCAAggaatttaa
- a CDS encoding hypothetical protein (conserved Plasmodium protein, unknown function) — protein MMYFHFKNKLFLFSILSFVVFFFILNYQTYASSCTVLKDKHFSFYERKMKELNIADPPYSVFNFSTEVSSDHDIIQDELEKKEKKAMRRFKYDLDEKRDRSSKMLDKLLSSAIDFF, from the exons ATGAtgtattttcattttaaaaataaattgtttcttttttcgATTCTCTCTTttgttgtttttttttttattctaaATTATCAAACGTATGCAAGTAGCTGCACTGTTTTAAAGGACAAgcatttttctttttatgaGAGGAAA ATGAAAGAATTGAATATTGCTGATCCTCCTTACAGcgtttttaatttttccaCAGAAGTATCAAGTGACCATGATATTATTCAAG ATGAGCTTGAGAAAAAGGAA AAAAAAGCCATGCGAAGATTTAAGTACGATTTG gATGAGAAAAGGGATCGGTCGAGTAAAATGTTAGATAAACTTTTAAGTAGCGCTAtagattttttttaa
- a CDS encoding 60S ribosomal subunit protein L24-2, putative (part of same gene as PRSY57_0505300A~gap found within coding sequence), whose amino-acid sequence EKNNKNLILE is encoded by the coding sequence GAGAAGAATAACAAGAATCTCATATTGGAATGA
- a CDS encoding hypothetical protein (conserved Plasmodium protein, unknown function), producing MESHSNTVTYVVHSSTVYLSFYLIIKIIVFIFSYVLENKFCKFGLNKIYNKVKKIYYRYMESSEYSKINDNIEIIEKKIKKYNKIIDQNKKENKHLSEYDLLILNGKYTRKLMKEQNELNQLIKSKEAQQEQSKNNMFFKIFDKTCIFLTSTNKFIKLLRIQIVVILLFLIVKYNFKNKWEDLCLQIQSELIFKRNFQFISSDSCKNNLYTFLCGYNMTHFFFMTVKHNCGILYSKLLKDEKKKKS from the exons atgGAAAGCCATTCAAATACGGTCACCTACGTTGTGCATAGCTCGACCGTTTATTTATCTTTctatttaattataaaaataattgtttttattttttcttatgtactggaaaataaattttgtaaattcggtttgaataaaatttataataaggTAAAGAAGATTTATTATAGATATATGGAAAGTTCAGAATATagtaaaataaatgataacatagaaataatagaaaaaaaaattaaaaaatataataaaatcattgatcagaataaaaaagaaaataaacatttaagtgaatatgatttattaatattaaatggAAAGTATACAAGAAAGCTTATGaaagaacaaaatgaattgaaccaattaataaaaagtaaaGAAGCACAACAAGAACAAtctaaaaataatatgttttttaaaatCTTTGATAAAACATGCATATTTTTAACATCcacaaataaatttataaaactTCTTAGAATACAAATAGTG gtcattttattattcttaatagtaaaatataactttaaaaataaatggGAGGATTTGTGCCTACAAATACAATCTGAgttaatttttaaaagaaattttCAATTTATCTCATCAG ATTCATGTAAAAACAATTTGTATACCTTTCTTTGTGGATACAACATGacacatttttttttcatgaCAGTCAAACATAATTGTGgaattttatattctaagttattaaaagatgaaaaaaaaaagaaatctTGA
- a CDS encoding TATA-box binding protein, putative: MHKEEKEKDKKKDKDYHNDYHNDYLNDYLNDHHNDYHNDCNNNEREGSIHGDNIHAYEEQNYENDILNIINKEMDNIKSNDPIKNNCNNSYNNNIFDMNFLEQDQLFLEKINQDNVVSAHYTSEYDNNEKEKSDDLKNKLVHKNISLNIHNIISSANLCIDINLRLVAVSIRNAEYNPSKINTLIIRLNKPQCTALIFKNGRIMLTGTRTKKDSIMGCKKIAKIIKIVTKDKVKFCNFKIENIIASANCNIPIRLEVLAHDHKEYCNYEPELFAGLVYRYKPTSNLKSVILIFVSGKIIITGCKSVNKLYTVFQDIYNVLIQYKN; the protein is encoded by the coding sequence ATGcataaagaagaaaaagaaaaagacaaaaaaaaagataaagatTACCATAATGATTACCATAATGATTACCTTAATGATTACCTGAATGATCACCATAATGATTACCATAATgattgtaataataatgaacGTGAAGGATCAATCCATGGGGATAACATCCATGCTTATGAAGaacaaaattatgaaaaCGATATATtgaacataataaataaagaaatggataatataaaaagtaatgatcccataaaaaataactgtaataatagttataataataatatttttgatatgaattttttagAACAAGACCAATTatttttagaaaaaataaaccAAGATAATGTTGTGTCTGCACATTATACATCagaatatgataataatgaaaaagaaaaatcagatgatttaaaaaataaactagttcataaaaatatatctttaaatatacataatataatatcatcAGCTAATTTGTGCATAGATATTAATTTACGTTTAGTTGCGGTTTCTATAAGGAATGCAGAATATAATCCTAGTAAAATTAATACTCTTATAATCAGATTGAATAAACCTCAATGTACCGctcttatttttaaaaatggaAGAATTATGTTAACAGGTACTAGAACCAAAAAAGATTCTATCATGGGATGTAAAAAAATTgcaaaaattattaaaatcGTAACAAAAGATAAAGTGAAATTTTGTAATTTCaaaattgaaaatattatagCTAGTGCTAATTGTAATATCCCAATTAGATTAGAAGTACTAGCACATGATCATAAAGAATATTGTAATTATGAACCTGAACTCTTTGCAGGACTAGTCTATAGATATAAACCAACATCCAATTTAAAATCCGTTATCTTAATTTTCGTCTCaggaaaaataattataactGGTTGTAAATCTGTCAACAAATTGTATACCGTCTTTCAGGATATATACAATGTTTTAATTCaatacaaaaattaa